One part of the Chlamydiales bacterium genome encodes these proteins:
- a CDS encoding ATP-binding protein: MERLHFIHQIERYFESHKIVALLGPRQCGKTTLARMYSKREVNFSKNNYLDLEASIDVQRLVNPTLTLESLSGLIIIDEIQRIPDLFPILRVLVDREENNQRYLILGSASRELIRQSSESLAGRIAYIELTPFSFQEVDDIQKLWIRGGFPRSFLAKTEQESVDWREFYIRTFLEQDIPNLGIKIPPDTLRRFWIMLSHYHGNIFNSSELARSFGTSDVTIRRYLDILAGTFMIRKLQPWHENISKRQVKAPKIYFRDSGIFHSLLNISNQDELQVHPKLGASWEGFALEEVIRHRQAKSQDCYFWSTYGGAEVDLILHQKGTLTGFEFKYSDAPQLTKSMHTALHDLQLDHLYVIYPGDVDYPLSERISVKGLKSI; this comes from the coding sequence ATGGAGCGTTTACACTTTATTCACCAAATTGAGCGTTATTTTGAATCTCATAAAATTGTAGCTCTCTTGGGACCTCGACAATGTGGAAAAACGACGCTTGCGAGAATGTATTCTAAGCGGGAAGTGAATTTTTCAAAAAATAATTATTTGGATTTGGAGGCCTCCATTGATGTACAAAGGCTTGTAAATCCCACACTGACACTAGAGTCTTTGTCTGGTCTTATTATCATTGATGAAATTCAGCGTATACCTGATCTTTTTCCCATATTGCGTGTTTTAGTCGATAGAGAAGAAAACAATCAGCGCTATCTTATTCTTGGAAGTGCATCTCGTGAATTGATACGACAATCCTCAGAGAGTCTTGCTGGAAGGATTGCTTATATAGAGCTTACTCCTTTTTCTTTTCAGGAAGTAGATGATATACAAAAACTATGGATACGCGGGGGGTTTCCCCGTTCATTTCTTGCTAAAACAGAACAAGAAAGCGTTGATTGGAGAGAATTTTATATTCGTACATTTCTAGAACAAGATATTCCTAATTTAGGTATTAAAATCCCACCAGATACATTACGTCGTTTTTGGATAATGCTATCACATTATCATGGTAATATTTTTAATAGCTCTGAACTTGCAAGATCTTTTGGGACTTCTGATGTCACGATACGGCGTTACTTAGATATACTTGCTGGAACATTTATGATTAGAAAATTACAACCTTGGCATGAAAATATAAGCAAGCGCCAAGTTAAGGCTCCAAAGATTTATTTTCGAGATAGCGGTATTTTCCACTCTCTTCTTAATATATCTAACCAAGATGAATTACAAGTTCACCCCAAGTTAGGTGCATCTTGGGAAGGCTTTGCTCTCGAGGAGGTTATTAGACATAGGCAAGCCAAAAGCCAAGATTGCTATTTTTGGTCAACTTATGGTGGTGCTGAAGTAGATCTTATTTTGCATCAGAAGGGGACTTTAACAGGATTTGAATTTAAGTATAGCGATGCTCCGCAGTTAACCAAATCGATGCATACAGCTCTTCATGATTTACAGTTAGATCATCTATACGTTATTTATCCAGGGGAT